A single genomic interval of Cloacibacillus sp. harbors:
- a CDS encoding TetR/AcrR family transcriptional regulator — MTTRKEQAALTRKKIIQVAEDLIREKGHDAIRISDIVHACQMSSGNFYYYFGSLKELFEEIDNIKFYESFHSLHPHGSGTVLSRIDSYFSDWIDLTLSYYGSKYMYHWTRHYTLTPMTAPTQNRINLIAKHLTQILNEGISEGELLTNTPVEKFSYSMAFAIFGCSAYFGITGDESFIRKWREYFSETYVKSALAPYITNHKDKCR, encoded by the coding sequence ATGACGACTCGAAAAGAGCAGGCTGCGCTCACGCGAAAAAAAATTATACAGGTCGCAGAGGACCTGATCAGGGAAAAAGGTCATGACGCGATCCGTATTTCGGACATAGTCCACGCGTGCCAGATGTCCTCTGGAAATTTTTACTACTATTTTGGGTCGCTAAAGGAATTATTTGAGGAAATAGATAACATTAAATTTTACGAATCGTTTCATTCACTGCACCCACATGGCAGCGGAACTGTGCTCTCACGCATAGATTCTTATTTTTCTGATTGGATCGATTTAACTCTTTCTTACTATGGTTCCAAATATATGTATCATTGGACAAGGCATTACACGCTTACGCCAATGACCGCTCCAACCCAAAATCGTATCAATTTGATTGCCAAGCATCTTACGCAGATTTTGAATGAAGGGATATCGGAAGGGGAATTGCTAACAAACACTCCTGTGGAGAAATTTTCATACAGCATGGCGTTTGCTATCTTTGGCTGTTCCGCATACTTTGGGATCACGGGTGACGAGTCCTTTATTCGCAAATGGAGAGAGTATTTTAGTGAAACTTACGTTAAGAGCGCTCTTGCTCCATATATAACAAATCATAAGGATAAATGCCGTTGA